In the Leptospira sp. WS4.C2 genome, one interval contains:
- a CDS encoding crotonase/enoyl-CoA hydratase family protein, with protein sequence MNPSPFFEIEKRKNVAILWLNRPEKRNAMNWPFWRDLPDMVDQINADPQIHCYVIAAKGKSFSTGLDLEEFFLEFKSVFQGEFADGREKLYQLILTMQKGINAIYNSKKPSIALVQKHCIGGGLDLVSACDIRYASKDASFSLRESKVAIVADMGSLQRLPHLIGNAHTRELALTGKDIGAEEALQMGLVTKVTEDFDSLLQAGLKTAEEIAENPTIVIRGVKQVLNHGIGKTIEEGLDYVAVWNASMLDSKDFRSAIGGFMERKRPVFNPETRVD encoded by the coding sequence ATGAACCCTTCTCCATTTTTTGAAATTGAAAAAAGAAAAAACGTAGCCATCCTTTGGTTAAACCGTCCCGAAAAACGGAATGCCATGAATTGGCCTTTTTGGCGGGATCTTCCAGACATGGTGGATCAAATCAACGCTGACCCACAAATCCATTGTTATGTGATCGCAGCGAAGGGAAAATCATTCTCGACAGGACTTGATTTGGAAGAATTCTTTTTAGAATTCAAATCTGTCTTCCAAGGGGAATTTGCAGATGGTCGGGAAAAACTCTACCAACTCATTCTTACGATGCAAAAAGGAATCAATGCCATCTACAATTCCAAAAAACCGTCTATTGCACTAGTTCAAAAACACTGTATTGGGGGAGGACTGGATTTAGTTTCTGCATGTGACATTCGTTATGCGTCAAAGGATGCGAGTTTTTCACTCAGAGAATCCAAGGTAGCGATTGTTGCCGATATGGGATCTTTACAAAGACTTCCCCATCTGATTGGAAATGCCCATACAAGAGAGTTGGCATTAACCGGAAAAGATATTGGTGCCGAAGAAGCTCTCCAAATGGGACTTGTGACAAAGGTCACGGAAGACTTTGATTCCCTACTCCAGGCTGGATTAAAAACCGCAGAAGAAATTGCGGAGAACCCAACCATCGTAATTCGCGGGGTCAAACAAGTTCTAAACCATGGAATTGGAAAGACTATAGAAGAGGGATTAGACTATGTAGCTGTTTGGAATGCGAGTATGCTTGATTCCAAAGACTTTCGTTCCGCCATTGGTGGGTTTATGGAAAGAAAACGACCAGTTTTCAATCCAGAAACCCGGGTAGACTAA
- a CDS encoding TetR/AcrR family transcriptional regulator — translation MGKQEETRKLIIESAFSLIYQNGFQGVGVREIAEKANLTIGAFFYHFPTKNLVGYAIIDEFLSKGIMERWILPLEGYENPIEGMIQTFKKTFDGWPDEFVSRGCPLNNLGQEMSSIDSEFQKKAKALLTTWIQNTKKYLDLAKKQKILKTNTDTRKLAEFIVTFQEATFAMGKVMNDRKVYDSLYVSFRDHLRSQCI, via the coding sequence ATGGGAAAACAAGAGGAAACGCGTAAACTCATCATCGAATCTGCTTTTTCACTGATTTACCAAAATGGGTTTCAAGGAGTGGGAGTTCGTGAAATTGCAGAAAAAGCCAATTTGACCATTGGGGCTTTTTTTTACCATTTTCCTACCAAAAACCTGGTGGGTTATGCAATCATCGATGAGTTTTTATCAAAAGGAATTATGGAGCGTTGGATCCTACCGTTGGAAGGTTATGAGAACCCCATCGAGGGAATGATCCAAACATTTAAAAAAACCTTCGATGGTTGGCCTGATGAGTTTGTATCTCGCGGTTGTCCTTTGAATAACTTAGGTCAAGAAATGTCTTCCATCGATTCTGAATTCCAGAAGAAGGCAAAGGCTTTGTTAACAACCTGGATACAGAACACAAAAAAATATTTGGATTTAGCTAAGAAACAAAAGATTTTAAAAACGAATACAGACACTCGGAAACTTGCAGAATTTATTGTGACGTTCCAAGAAGCAACCTTTGCTATGGGAAAGGTGATGAATGATCGTAAAGTTTATGATTCTTTGTATGTGTCCTTTAGAGATCATTTGCGAAGCCAGTGTATTTGA
- a CDS encoding AAA domain-containing protein yields the protein MGRTMKQEFGSLEEEILYVKTILSKEREYERSLFLEKGQDAKILKSAQLEDLRFVVGNTWRAEFQISPSTKAKEWLKPGIPVLLKSETETIFGNIYRVSDTKLTIQVRGDYEWEDQEFQISKWFQESTYDLYNEIITKVLNDKESLSHKKLNWILGFGLGDKPTPPKSGQGKPPIERIFQMSDYGVVFGPPGTGKTTLLMQAVEEIKSRNESVLTLCPTNFACDYIVELAQKKGIRVIRLGNSTKIKEEVLPHHIDHLIQTHPDQKQIHNWQTELKALQKKANSWKRNFGKEEREERKQVRKEAKFLLSTIREAESNIRNKLLDDAELIVSTFSGFGNEFKKGREFDFVFVDEATQSLDPGCYMALYAGKKTFFFGDPKQLGASYSHPDHQTIHSFLEKAVAFDSGERIIFLEKQFRMKPEILGFPNQTYYESKILTHPDAKWTSSVDISEVIGSNPPILWIDTAGSDSEEETEGEEPSFFNHIEIQLIEKLFHLGIPKELTTVISPYRGQVERLVKVSEGKWFTQTIDSFQGRESEIVILSLVRSNPDGEIGFLLNPKRLNVALTRAKSHLILIGDSGTLCQNKEFQELYSYVETNGEIRSIYEFME from the coding sequence ATGGGAAGAACCATGAAACAAGAGTTTGGTTCACTGGAAGAAGAAATTCTATACGTAAAAACAATTTTATCAAAAGAACGAGAATACGAACGTTCTTTATTTTTGGAAAAAGGCCAAGACGCCAAAATCCTTAAATCAGCACAGCTGGAAGATTTGCGATTTGTTGTGGGTAACACCTGGAGAGCCGAATTCCAAATCTCTCCTTCCACGAAAGCAAAAGAATGGTTAAAACCAGGAATTCCCGTCCTACTTAAAAGCGAAACAGAAACTATATTTGGAAATATCTACCGGGTTTCTGATACGAAGCTCACCATCCAAGTCCGAGGAGACTATGAATGGGAAGACCAAGAATTCCAAATCTCCAAATGGTTCCAAGAATCCACTTACGATTTGTATAATGAAATCATTACCAAAGTTTTAAATGATAAAGAAAGTTTATCGCATAAAAAACTCAATTGGATTTTGGGTTTTGGACTCGGGGACAAACCCACTCCCCCCAAGTCCGGCCAGGGCAAACCACCGATAGAGAGAATCTTTCAAATGAGTGATTACGGAGTTGTTTTTGGACCTCCAGGAACCGGTAAGACCACCTTACTTATGCAAGCTGTAGAGGAGATTAAATCTAGGAATGAATCGGTATTAACTCTTTGTCCCACAAACTTTGCTTGCGATTATATTGTGGAGCTCGCACAAAAAAAAGGGATTCGCGTGATTCGGTTGGGTAACTCCACCAAAATCAAAGAAGAAGTTTTGCCCCACCATATCGACCATCTCATCCAAACACATCCTGACCAAAAACAAATTCATAACTGGCAGACGGAACTAAAGGCACTTCAGAAAAAAGCTAACTCTTGGAAACGTAATTTTGGAAAAGAAGAAAGGGAGGAAAGAAAACAGGTCCGTAAAGAAGCTAAGTTTTTACTTTCTACTATCAGAGAAGCCGAATCGAATATTCGCAACAAGTTACTCGATGATGCAGAACTGATCGTATCTACCTTTTCGGGTTTCGGAAATGAATTCAAAAAAGGTAGGGAGTTTGATTTTGTATTTGTCGATGAAGCCACACAAAGTTTGGATCCGGGATGTTATATGGCTCTCTATGCGGGAAAAAAAACATTCTTTTTTGGAGATCCCAAACAACTCGGTGCAAGTTACTCTCACCCGGACCACCAAACCATTCATAGCTTTTTAGAAAAGGCAGTGGCATTTGATTCTGGGGAACGGATTATATTTCTAGAAAAACAATTCAGGATGAAACCGGAAATTCTTGGGTTTCCAAACCAAACCTATTACGAAAGTAAAATCCTCACCCATCCCGATGCGAAATGGACATCCTCCGTCGATATCTCCGAGGTAATCGGTTCCAATCCTCCGATCCTTTGGATCGATACTGCCGGGAGTGATTCGGAGGAAGAAACAGAAGGAGAAGAACCCAGTTTTTTCAATCATATAGAAATCCAATTGATTGAAAAATTGTTCCACTTAGGAATTCCCAAAGAGTTAACAACGGTAATTTCCCCATACCGAGGCCAAGTGGAAAGGTTGGTAAAAGTATCCGAAGGAAAATGGTTCACCCAAACCATTGACTCTTTCCAAGGAAGGGAATCTGAAATTGTTATCCTTAGTTTGGTCAGGTCCAACCCAGATGGGGAAATTGGTTTTTTACTGAATCCAAAACGTTTGAATGTTGCCCTCACGCGTGCCAAGTCCCATTTAATCCTGATTGGAGATTCAGGAACCCTTTGCCAAAATAAAGAATTCCAAGAGTTGTATTCTTATGTAGAAACAAACGGAGAGATTCGTTCGATTTATGAATTTATGGAATGA
- a CDS encoding tetratricopeptide repeat protein gives MSSFFSLIREAKLLEEEKEFTRAFNVYAESESHTTDESSLIKIKAKKAWCLYAVGNPKETESLFQDIIKNYPSHPLSITVYSRYLIKLKKFKSAKVLLQKSITYFPSYLENYLLLASLLKDMERSEEAIKVLKKALSQEHLSNGRGIDRKDIWAELGSLYFSRGDFNSALVSLKKSLNMVEPEEFLDYDLLSLCYLEAEDPENALTSIKTHIQFCKEIDPETLIILARAHCRLGKLEEAANNLIQAYSIEDSLYLKAADFIDFAPLLRNGFFTTLENIEWEEP, from the coding sequence ATGAGTTCTTTTTTTTCCCTGATCCGTGAAGCCAAACTCCTGGAAGAGGAAAAGGAATTCACTCGAGCCTTTAACGTTTATGCCGAGAGTGAGTCGCATACAACCGACGAATCCTCTCTCATCAAAATCAAAGCGAAAAAAGCCTGGTGTTTGTATGCGGTGGGAAATCCGAAAGAAACGGAATCGTTATTCCAAGACATCATTAAAAATTACCCCTCCCACCCTTTAAGTATTACTGTATATTCTCGTTATCTGATCAAATTAAAGAAATTTAAGTCGGCGAAGGTTTTGCTACAAAAAAGTATCACCTATTTTCCTTCTTATTTAGAAAACTACCTACTCCTTGCCTCTCTTCTGAAAGATATGGAACGTTCGGAAGAAGCGATCAAAGTTTTAAAAAAAGCTCTTTCGCAAGAACATTTAAGTAATGGTCGTGGTATTGATCGTAAAGACATTTGGGCGGAACTTGGGTCTTTGTATTTTTCTCGTGGAGATTTTAACTCGGCACTGGTATCTTTAAAAAAGTCTCTTAATATGGTGGAACCTGAAGAGTTCCTAGATTATGATCTTTTATCCCTTTGTTATTTAGAAGCGGAAGATCCGGAGAATGCACTTACATCGATCAAAACCCATATCCAATTCTGTAAAGAAATTGATCCGGAAACACTGATCATTTTGGCTCGAGCCCATTGCCGGTTGGGTAAATTGGAAGAGGCAGCAAACAATCTTATCCAAGCCTATTCCATCGAAGATTCCTTATATTTAAAAGCAGCCGATTTTATAGACTTTGCCCCCCTACTGAGAAACGGTTTTTTTACAACCTTGGAGAATATTGAATGGGAAGAACCATGA
- a CDS encoding adenylate/guanylate cyclase domain-containing protein, protein MGQKRTIATSASEERLEKLLEERLIPGSNQEFIDKRIWDLFGETWCVMFTDLSGFSRGVAKFGIIHFLQTIYESQRILIPVLDEFDGILMKDEGDSLMVLFRNTNKAIQCAIHMQKACKRYNVDRIAEEQILLCVGLGYGKILKIGDTDVFGSEVNAASKLGEDTAKAWEILVTSAVKENADETTDFDFEGISEIPPGSDGAYRLVYTLEEPKWVVL, encoded by the coding sequence ATGGGCCAAAAAAGAACCATTGCTACCTCCGCCTCCGAAGAACGATTAGAAAAACTTCTTGAAGAAAGATTAATTCCAGGATCCAACCAAGAATTTATCGACAAACGAATTTGGGACCTTTTTGGAGAAACATGGTGTGTCATGTTCACTGATCTTTCTGGATTCTCCCGCGGTGTTGCTAAATTTGGAATCATTCATTTTTTACAAACTATTTATGAGTCACAAAGAATTCTTATCCCTGTGCTCGATGAGTTTGATGGAATCCTAATGAAAGACGAAGGGGACAGTCTTATGGTTCTATTCCGAAACACAAACAAAGCCATTCAATGCGCCATACATATGCAGAAGGCATGTAAAAGATACAATGTGGATCGGATTGCCGAAGAGCAAATTTTACTCTGCGTGGGACTTGGGTATGGAAAAATCTTAAAAATTGGTGACACCGATGTATTCGGCTCCGAAGTAAACGCTGCATCTAAGTTAGGTGAAGATACAGCCAAGGCCTGGGAAATATTAGTTACGAGTGCTGTGAAAGAGAATGCTGATGAAACTACTGATTTCGATTTTGAAGGGATTTCTGAAATTCCCCCTGGCTCTGACGGAGCTTACCGTTTGGTTTATACCTTGGAAGAGCCCAAATGGGTTGTTTTGTAA